In Candidatus Poribacteria bacterium, one DNA window encodes the following:
- the modA gene encoding molybdate ABC transporter substrate-binding protein: MKGYVMVRVIRGCVAIVLLMLLMMLPGCTQEGQEQTALNVFAAISLTDALGEIGTAFTAENGVKIYYNFAASTTLQRQLEKGATADIFISASPRQVVALETNGLLEVESRKDLLTNRLVLVSDQSAGISVETLTHLAIPEISRIAIGHPNIVPAGTYAKEALTRFGLWETLQSKFVFGTDVRATLAYVTAGNADVAIVYKTDTTLTQRIKVLYQLPLETYTPIIYPAVVMKGSPHKQLARRFMTYLHSMESGEVFEKHGFTFLVLK, translated from the coding sequence ATGAAGGGATATGTGATGGTCAGAGTCATCAGAGGTTGTGTTGCGATCGTTTTGCTGATGCTGTTAATGATGCTTCCAGGGTGCACACAGGAGGGGCAGGAACAGACGGCGTTGAACGTGTTCGCAGCAATCAGTTTGACGGATGCGCTTGGCGAAATTGGGACAGCATTTACAGCGGAAAATGGCGTTAAAATTTATTACAACTTCGCCGCGTCTACGACGTTACAACGCCAACTCGAGAAGGGGGCGACAGCCGATATCTTCATCTCAGCAAGCCCACGCCAAGTCGTTGCCTTGGAAACCAACGGGCTGCTCGAAGTCGAAAGTCGTAAGGATTTGTTAACCAATCGGTTGGTGCTCGTCTCTGATCAAAGTGCTGGGATTTCTGTGGAAACGCTGACGCATCTTGCTATACCTGAAATTTCGAGAATCGCTATTGGGCATCCCAACATAGTGCCCGCTGGCACTTACGCCAAAGAAGCCTTGACTCGCTTTGGATTATGGGAGACGCTACAGTCGAAATTCGTCTTTGGGACAGATGTCCGCGCGACACTTGCGTATGTAACCGCCGGGAATGCGGATGTAGCGATTGTCTATAAAACGGACACAACACTCACCCAACGCATAAAAGTGCTTTATCAGTTACCGCTTGAAACCTATACACCGATCATCTATCCTGCTGTCGTTATGAAGGGTAGCCCCCACAAACAATTGGCGCGTAGATTTATGACTTACCTACACTCCATGGAGAGCGGTGAAGTTTTTGAAAAACACGGATTCACGTTCTTGGTCCTAAAATGA
- the modC gene encoding molybdenum ABC transporter ATP-binding protein, which translates to MADSPKIKLDFRKSLGNFTLRVNCTLETKVSAFLGVSGSGKSTLLNCVSGTLTPDEGEITFGDEILYASAAGINLPPEKRRFGYVFQEGYLFPHLTVAQNIRYGQPNPRKSSDAIDVLEISELLQRYPKELSGGQRQRVAIARALAMEPRMLLMDEPLAALDSALKDRIIPYLRHIKEAFEIPILYITHTFSEAMALADEAFLIADGEIMANGEPHRLLTAPSAMPIAQMTGVENILFLPVTDSNKARGLTALEIGSQSLIIPYIDVEVGEVVPVAIRAEDIIISLEPDISVSARNILPGKIQYLDVRSERTWLSILVEWHHLAVKITHEARDQLQLREGSEVYCVMKASAINILWD; encoded by the coding sequence ATGGCAGATAGTCCCAAAATCAAACTCGATTTCCGCAAAAGCCTCGGTAATTTTACCTTACGGGTCAATTGCACGCTGGAAACAAAAGTTTCAGCGTTTTTAGGCGTGTCTGGCAGTGGTAAAAGCACACTTCTCAATTGCGTGAGCGGCACGTTGACCCCGGATGAAGGTGAAATTACTTTTGGAGACGAGATCCTTTACGCCTCTGCTGCTGGCATTAATCTACCGCCTGAAAAGCGGCGGTTCGGCTATGTCTTTCAAGAGGGTTACCTGTTTCCGCATCTCACGGTTGCGCAGAACATCCGATATGGACAACCGAATCCCCGAAAATCTTCAGATGCGATAGACGTTCTCGAAATTTCCGAACTGCTTCAGCGGTATCCGAAGGAACTCTCTGGGGGTCAACGTCAACGGGTTGCAATCGCACGCGCCCTGGCGATGGAGCCGCGAATGCTCCTGATGGATGAACCGCTTGCTGCGCTTGATAGCGCGCTAAAAGATCGAATTATACCCTATCTGCGCCACATTAAAGAAGCCTTTGAGATACCCATCCTTTATATTACGCACACCTTTTCCGAGGCAATGGCACTCGCTGACGAAGCCTTCCTCATTGCTGATGGCGAAATTATGGCGAACGGTGAACCGCACCGGTTGCTAACTGCCCCTTCCGCGATGCCCATTGCACAGATGACGGGTGTCGAAAACATTCTATTCCTTCCAGTGACGGATTCAAACAAGGCACGCGGTTTGACTGCGTTAGAAATCGGGAGCCAGTCTCTTATTATACCTTATATTGATGTTGAAGTGGGGGAGGTTGTTCCGGTCGCTATCCGTGCTGAGGATATTATTATCTCGCTTGAACCGGATATCTCGGTGAGTGCACGCAACATATTACCCGGAAAAATTCAGTATCTTGATGTGAGGAGCGAACGAACGTGGTTATCTATTCTCGTTGAATGGCATCATCTTGCCGTGAAAATCACGCACGAAGCACGGGATCAGTTGCAATTGAGGGAAGGCTCAGAGGTTTATTGTGTTATGAAGGCGAGTGCGATTAATATTCTTTGGGATTAG
- a CDS encoding VOC family protein, with protein sequence MKVRVTAIFVQDQETALKFYTEKLGFVKKTDIPLENGDRWLTVVAKEEQDGPELLLEPLSGNHFGPAETYQKALFDVGLPYTQFSVENVQEEYERLINLGVEFSVEPTKIGTTIFAIFNDTCGNNIQIVEIE encoded by the coding sequence ATGAAAGTTAGAGTAACCGCCATTTTTGTTCAAGATCAGGAAACTGCGTTAAAATTTTATACTGAAAAATTGGGATTCGTTAAGAAGACGGATATTCCCTTAGAAAATGGTGACAGATGGCTTACGGTAGTCGCAAAAGAAGAACAAGACGGACCGGAACTTTTGTTAGAACCATTATCTGGTAACCATTTTGGACCCGCCGAAACGTATCAAAAAGCTTTATTTGATGTAGGGCTTCCATATACCCAATTCAGTGTGGAAAACGTTCAGGAAGAATATGAGCGATTAATCAACCTTGGCGTCGAATTCAGTGTAGAGCCTACTAAGATAGGAACAACAATTTTTGCTATTTTCAATGATACTTGCGGAAACAATATTCAGATTGTAGAAATTGAGTGA
- a CDS encoding SDR family oxidoreductase, producing the protein MGRLEGKVAIVTGAGRGHAEAVARRFAKEGAAVSISDVMPVQALEAKVGSDIRAAGGDVICFETDVSQEAPVAEMVAATIEKFGTVDILANVVGIAGPTKDVWDMTLEEWRHTLEVNLDSLFICSKAVLPEMIRKEYGKIINFSSGTGKQPLSHRAPYATSKMGVIGFTRTLAADVGRYNITVNAICPGWHVERSLELARGRAEYMNRPFDEDALRERYGRTNPKSVIAGRWCSDEGYSDKGSGSEDAASLAVFLASEDSANMTGQDINTGGTVMW; encoded by the coding sequence ATGGGAAGATTAGAGGGCAAAGTCGCAATCGTAACGGGTGCCGGTAGGGGACACGCCGAGGCAGTCGCAAGACGCTTCGCAAAAGAGGGTGCCGCCGTCTCCATCTCTGATGTGATGCCAGTGCAGGCGTTAGAGGCGAAGGTCGGCTCAGACATTAGAGCCGCCGGTGGGGACGTGATCTGTTTTGAGACCGATGTTTCACAAGAAGCACCTGTCGCTGAGATGGTCGCCGCAACCATCGAGAAATTTGGCACCGTCGATATACTCGCCAATGTCGTCGGTATCGCAGGACCCACAAAGGATGTCTGGGACATGACTTTGGAGGAATGGAGACACACGCTTGAGGTCAACCTCGACTCACTGTTTATCTGTTCTAAAGCCGTCCTCCCAGAGATGATCCGCAAGGAATACGGGAAAATCATAAACTTCAGTTCTGGGACCGGCAAACAACCGCTTTCGCATAGGGCACCGTATGCGACCTCAAAGATGGGGGTCATTGGTTTCACACGCACACTCGCTGCGGATGTCGGGCGTTACAATATCACCGTCAACGCCATCTGTCCGGGCTGGCATGTAGAGCGAAGCCTTGAACTCGCCAGAGGTAGAGCCGAATACATGAACAGACCCTTCGACGAAGACGCATTACGGGAGCGATACGGACGGACGAATCCGAAAAGCGTAATCGCCGGAAGATGGTGTTCGGATGAGGGGTATAGCGATAAGGGGTCAGGGTCAGAGGACGCTGCGTCCTTGGCAGTCTTTCTCGCCTCAGAAGATTCCGCGAACATGACAGGCCAAGACATCAACACCGGTGGCACAGTGATGTGGTAG
- the modB gene encoding molybdate ABC transporter permease subunit gives MKITPAEVTALFLSIKVALFSLVIMFPPGLLIGWLLAKRTFPGKSFLNTLVMCPLVLPPIVSGYLLLILLGKHGIIGGFIYETFGIEIVFSQLAVIIAVSIISFPLLVRGIVTGMESVPLELENAARTLGASPLKVFWTITFPLAHRGIIGGTILGFSKSLGEFGATIMVAGNIPGKTQTMALAIFSAVHLGEDASVYRLVFISTLVAFIALWLTERFTLR, from the coding sequence ATGAAGATTACCCCCGCCGAAGTTACCGCCCTCTTTTTATCTATAAAAGTTGCGTTGTTCAGTCTCGTTATAATGTTTCCACCAGGGTTATTGATCGGTTGGCTACTCGCAAAACGCACATTCCCAGGAAAATCTTTCCTCAACACGCTTGTGATGTGTCCGTTGGTGCTGCCGCCTATCGTCAGCGGATACTTACTCCTTATCCTATTGGGCAAACATGGGATCATCGGTGGATTTATCTATGAAACTTTCGGTATAGAGATCGTTTTCTCGCAGTTGGCTGTTATTATTGCGGTCTCAATTATCTCATTTCCGCTGTTAGTGCGGGGTATCGTGACAGGGATGGAGTCTGTGCCGTTGGAGCTTGAAAATGCGGCACGGACGCTTGGCGCATCTCCTCTGAAGGTGTTTTGGACGATCACATTTCCGCTTGCGCATCGCGGAATTATCGGTGGCACGATTCTCGGTTTCTCCAAAAGTCTTGGCGAGTTTGGTGCGACAATTATGGTAGCAGGAAACATCCCCGGCAAAACCCAAACAATGGCGTTAGCGATCTTCAGTGCTGTCCATCTCGGAGAGGATGCCTCTGTCTATCGATTGGTGTTTATTTCAACCCTTGTTGCCTTCATAGCACTCTGGTTAACGGAACGTTTCACGCTCCGATAG
- a CDS encoding dephospho-CoA kinase — translation MSIEIGRTIHIDKFQRVIYTHTMKTETTDRARGIIVGITGGIACGKTTASDLLAEKGAIPINADEIGHQLLKADSPVIGELTEAFGQDILDASGDVSRKKLGAIVFNDKAARERLNGILHPLIIERSRGQARHLVTEDPMCVVLLDAPLLIEAGAYDTVDLIVVVTASSETQLRRTLERSIAQGRPLTESEVQARIDSQMPVTEKVKYADVVIENEGTLEELHRQVDALWEQLQSRTNPKEY, via the coding sequence GTGTCAATTGAAATTGGCAGAACCATTCACATTGACAAATTTCAGCGTGTGATATACACTCACACTATGAAAACGGAAACAACAGACCGCGCACGCGGCATCATCGTGGGAATCACAGGCGGGATTGCGTGCGGGAAGACGACAGCCTCAGATCTGCTTGCAGAAAAAGGGGCAATCCCGATCAATGCAGATGAAATCGGACATCAACTCCTCAAGGCGGACAGTCCTGTTATCGGGGAACTCACGGAGGCGTTTGGGCAGGACATTCTCGACGCATCCGGGGATGTGAGCCGAAAAAAACTCGGTGCCATCGTCTTTAACGATAAAGCCGCCCGGGAACGCTTGAACGGTATCCTGCATCCGTTGATTATCGAACGCTCACGCGGACAGGCACGCCACCTCGTCACGGAAGACCCCATGTGCGTCGTGCTACTGGACGCTCCACTCCTCATTGAAGCGGGTGCGTATGACACTGTCGATCTGATTGTCGTTGTGACGGCTTCGTCAGAAACGCAGCTGCGGCGCACATTGGAACGCAGCATCGCACAGGGGAGACCGCTTACCGAGTCCGAAGTTCAAGCGCGGATTGATTCACAGATGCCGGTCACGGAGAAAGTCAAGTATGCCGATGTTGTTATAGAGAACGAAGGGACGCTTGAAGAACTTCACAGACAAGTGGATGCGCTTTGGGAGCAGCTTCAGAGCAGAACTAATCCCAAAGAATATTAA